In one window of Pieris brassicae chromosome 10, ilPieBrab1.1, whole genome shotgun sequence DNA:
- the LOC123715487 gene encoding phosphatidylserine decarboxylase proenzyme, mitochondrial codes for MFPPTRIRSCLPVINPMFKRLKPHRPFRQANLYQTKSVNTTAQLQKSKWTNVRAIFTRWVPLGSVMYVGWCYIRATINYEISKVEIKFYEMFPFRITSRLWGKIAAYEIPVSLRSFVYGTYARMFSVNLSEAAISDLTYYKSLSAFFTRALRDGARYISPASCVSPCDGVVLNCGPAKTDRIEQVKGVTYSLEEFLGENKWSGNGRSYYDSLLQDKKNVLHQCIIYLAPGDYHRFHSPCDWNSSFRRHFSGKLLSVNPWMASLIPGLFTMNERAVYIGEWKYGFFSMTAVGATNVGSIEIYKDPDLRTNTKGKRNRVDETVMEKISFKKGELFGQFNMGSTIILLFEAPADFKFDLKGGDKVLVGQALTEMNKEHSR; via the coding sequence ATGTTTCCGCCGACGCGCATTCGAAGCTGCCTTCCAGTCATAAACCCGATGTTCAAGCGATTGAAGCCCCACAGGCCATTTCGTCAAGCAAATCTTTACCAGACAAAGAGCGTTAATACAACGGCGCAACTTCAGAAATCTAAATGGACAAACGTTCGTGCTATATTCACAAGATGGGTCCCTCTTGGCAGTGTTATGTACGTAGGATGGTGTTACATTCGAGCTACAATCAACTACGAGATATCGAAAGTGGAAATCAAGTTTTACGAAATGTTTCCATTTAGAATTACGAGCAGATTGTGGGGTAAGATTGCGGCATATGAAATCCCTGTATCGCTTCGTAGCTTTGTGTATGGTACGTACGCACGAATGTTTAGCGTAAATTTGAGTGAAGCTGCGATATCCGacttaacatattataaaagtttatccGCATTTTTTACTCGAGCCTTACGTGATGGCGCGAGATATATATCACCAGCTTCATGCGTATCACCATGTGACGgtgttgttttaaattgtgGACCAGCTAAAACTGATAGAATAGAACAAGTAAAAGGTGTTACTTACAGTTTGGAAGAATTTTTGGGGGAAAATAAATGGTCTGGAAATGGTAGGAGCTACTATGACTCATTACTACAAGATAAGAAGAATGTACTGCATcagtgtattatatatttagcaCCTGGTGATTACCATAGATTTCATTCTCCCTGTGACTGGAATTCTTCTTTTAGAAGACATTTTTCAGGAAAACTTTTATCTGTTAACCCTTGGATGGCTAGCTTGATACCAGGGCTATTTACAATGAATGAGCGAGCAGTTTATATTGGAGAATGGAAATATGGTTTCTTTAGTATGACAGCTGTTGGTGCTACCAATGTAGGTTCTATAGAAATTTACAAGGATCCAGATTTAAGAACAAACACAAAAGGAAAGAGAAATAGAGTAGATGAAACAGTCATGGAaaagatttcttttaaaaaaggtGAATTATTTGGACAATTCAATATGGGTAGtactataatattactttttgaGGCCCCAGCAGACTTCAAATTTGACTTAAAAGGTGGCGATAAAGTTCTTGTTGGTCAAGCATTAACCGAAATGAATAAAGAACACTCTAGATGA
- the LOC123714805 gene encoding solute carrier family 25 member 44 isoform X1, giving the protein MLLSIWDCWKGDQDSDKRERKDKMAATMVETPPPQLITTIEWSMMDKSKFFPLYTLSSFTVRCALYPLTLVKTQIQVQRKKEAYKGVSDAISKIYRAEGVTGLYRGFWLSSFQIISGVFYISTYEGVRHELGNYEVSPRAKSFIAGGCASLVGQTVIVPFDVLSQHLMVLGLVKGSPGGVHNSKVNPLGLDLERRWSKSGLAREVAVRVYRLHGPLGYYRGYAASLAAYVPNSALWWALYTAYQDELLKVSPSWVSYLLIQCVAGTLGGFTTTILTNPLDIVRARLQVEGVSSMREVVKELWKEEGLIGLYMKGLSARLVQSACFSFSIILGYETIKRVSVSDEYRTRVRW; this is encoded by the exons atgttattaagtaTATGGGACTGCTGGAAGGGGGACCAAGATAGTGACAAAAGAGAAAGGAAAGATAAAATGGCTGCTACTATGGTAGAAACCCCACCCCCTCAGCTGATCACAACAATTGAATGGAGTATGATGGATAAAAGCAAATTCTTTCCGCTGTACACATTGAGTAGTTTTACAG tACGCTGTGCCCTCTACCCCTTAACACTTGTGAAAACGCAAATACAAGTACAGCGCAAAAAGGAAGCTTACAAAGGTGTATCAGATGCTATATCAAAGATATACAGGGCTGAGGGTGTCACCGGCCTTTATAGAGGCTTTTGGCTATCCAGT tTTCAGATAATATCAGGGGTATTTTACATTTCTACATACGAAGGTGTAAGACACGAACTAGGCAACTATGAAGTCTCCCCGAGGGCAAAGTCGTTTATTGCGGGAGGCTGTGCATCATTAGTGGGACAGACTGTCATAGTGCCGTTTGATGTTCTCAGTCAGCATCTGATGGTGCTAGGTCTGGTTAAAGGGTCGCCTGGTGGCGTACATAACTct aaagtGAACCCGCTAGGCCTCGACTTGGAACGTCGCTGGTCTAAAAGCGGTTTGGCCCGAGAGGTGGCCGTTCGCGTGTATCGGCTCCATGGTCCTTTGGGATACTATCGTGGGTACGCGGCATCGCTTGCGGCCTATGTTCCCAATTCAGCGCTATGGTGGGCGCTTTATACCGCATACCAGG ATGAACTTCTCAAAGTAAGTCCGTCCTGGGTGTCGTACCTGTTGATACAATGCGTTGCGGGGACTCTCGGAGGATTTACCACGACAATACTGACGAATCCCTTGGACATCGTACGCGCTAGGCTACAG GTTGAAGGCGTCAGCTCGATGCGAGAAGTGGTTAAAGAACTGTGGAAAGAAGAGGGTCTGATTGGTCTATACATGAAGGGGCTGTCAGCGAGACTAGTCCAGTCCGCATGTTTCTCCTTCTCTATAATACTAGGTTATGAGACGATAAAACGAGTAAGCGTCAGCGATGAGTATAGAACGAGAGTGCGCTGGTGA
- the LOC123714805 gene encoding solute carrier family 25 member 44 isoform X2 gives MAATMVETPPPQLITTIEWSMMDKSKFFPLYTLSSFTVRCALYPLTLVKTQIQVQRKKEAYKGVSDAISKIYRAEGVTGLYRGFWLSSFQIISGVFYISTYEGVRHELGNYEVSPRAKSFIAGGCASLVGQTVIVPFDVLSQHLMVLGLVKGSPGGVHNSKVNPLGLDLERRWSKSGLAREVAVRVYRLHGPLGYYRGYAASLAAYVPNSALWWALYTAYQDELLKVSPSWVSYLLIQCVAGTLGGFTTTILTNPLDIVRARLQVEGVSSMREVVKELWKEEGLIGLYMKGLSARLVQSACFSFSIILGYETIKRVSVSDEYRTRVRW, from the exons ATGGCTGCTACTATGGTAGAAACCCCACCCCCTCAGCTGATCACAACAATTGAATGGAGTATGATGGATAAAAGCAAATTCTTTCCGCTGTACACATTGAGTAGTTTTACAG tACGCTGTGCCCTCTACCCCTTAACACTTGTGAAAACGCAAATACAAGTACAGCGCAAAAAGGAAGCTTACAAAGGTGTATCAGATGCTATATCAAAGATATACAGGGCTGAGGGTGTCACCGGCCTTTATAGAGGCTTTTGGCTATCCAGT tTTCAGATAATATCAGGGGTATTTTACATTTCTACATACGAAGGTGTAAGACACGAACTAGGCAACTATGAAGTCTCCCCGAGGGCAAAGTCGTTTATTGCGGGAGGCTGTGCATCATTAGTGGGACAGACTGTCATAGTGCCGTTTGATGTTCTCAGTCAGCATCTGATGGTGCTAGGTCTGGTTAAAGGGTCGCCTGGTGGCGTACATAACTct aaagtGAACCCGCTAGGCCTCGACTTGGAACGTCGCTGGTCTAAAAGCGGTTTGGCCCGAGAGGTGGCCGTTCGCGTGTATCGGCTCCATGGTCCTTTGGGATACTATCGTGGGTACGCGGCATCGCTTGCGGCCTATGTTCCCAATTCAGCGCTATGGTGGGCGCTTTATACCGCATACCAGG ATGAACTTCTCAAAGTAAGTCCGTCCTGGGTGTCGTACCTGTTGATACAATGCGTTGCGGGGACTCTCGGAGGATTTACCACGACAATACTGACGAATCCCTTGGACATCGTACGCGCTAGGCTACAG GTTGAAGGCGTCAGCTCGATGCGAGAAGTGGTTAAAGAACTGTGGAAAGAAGAGGGTCTGATTGGTCTATACATGAAGGGGCTGTCAGCGAGACTAGTCCAGTCCGCATGTTTCTCCTTCTCTATAATACTAGGTTATGAGACGATAAAACGAGTAAGCGTCAGCGATGAGTATAGAACGAGAGTGCGCTGGTGA
- the LOC123714808 gene encoding calmodulin-like protein 4 encodes MARYFKEQDIDEFRECFYLFARSGQITSLDELTVVMRSLGMSPTIQELTGYLKGKGGKMSFADFLEVMHIHSRAENLPHEVVIAFKAADNDKNGTIPAKQLRTLLQNWGEGLSAREVDNIFREANVSNNGSVRYEDFVKIACAPVPDYY; translated from the exons atg GCTCGATATTTCAAAGAACAAGATATAGATG AGTTCCGTGAATGTTTCTACTTATTTGCTCGGTCAGGACAGATAACGTCACTGGATGAATTAACAGTGGTCATGAGATCTTTAGGAATGAGTCCCACCATACAAGAACTCACTg GCTACTTGAAAGGAAAAGGTGGTAAAATGTCCTTTGCTGATTTCTTGGAGGTGATGCACATACATTCCAGAGCTGAAAATCTACCACATGAG GTAGTAATCGCTTTCAAAGCAGCAGACAATGACAAAAATGGAACAATACCAGCAAAACAGTTGCGGACTTTGCTACAGAATTGGGGCGAAGGCTTATCGGCACGCGAG gTAGACAACATTTTCCGTGAGGCAAATGTTTCTAACAATGGCTCTGTTCGTTATGAGGACTTTGTGAAGATCGCGTGCGCGCCTGTACCAGATTACTATtga
- the LOC123714807 gene encoding uncharacterized protein LOC123714807, protein MAIQNKVLYAFRGWIAFVAFMDLGTAGRSYIEKRSFLSHNGENDPLDGTISRMLGMFSVLKALALIHCTLYIHYRPVVSMGYWSLVLNIVLYFSEAFYFHSTTLNFYVVFPCVLNILTLLGLIYLPSKIKLWGTIPGTSGMERDLDDENVQILRQMGNFRRRKGNPVKNKHV, encoded by the exons ATGGCGATTCAAAATAAAGTTCTATACGCATTTCGCGGCTGGATAGCTTTCGTGGCCTTCATGGACCTAGGGACAGCTGGCCGATCATACATAGAAAAAAGGTCCTTTTTAAGCCATAACGGTGAAAATGATCCTTTGGACG gtACAATATCAAGAATGTTGGGAATGTTTTCTGTCTTGAAAGCTTTGGCATTGATACATTGTACATTGTACATACATTATAGGCC AGTTGTTTCAATGGGTTACTGGTCGCTGGTGCTGAATATCGTGCTATATTTCTCTGAAGCCTTCTACTTTCACTCAACTACTCTCAACTTTTATGTGGTCTTCCCATGTGTTTTGAATA TACTTACCCTCCTTGGATTAATCTACCTGCcatcaaaaataaaactttgggGTACCATCCCCGGTACATCAGGGATGGAGAGGGACTTAGACGATGAAAATGTGCAAATACTTCGACAGATGGGCAATTTCCGAAGACGAAAAGGAAATCCAGTAAAAAATAAGCATGTTTGA